From a single Candoia aspera isolate rCanAsp1 chromosome 2, rCanAsp1.hap2, whole genome shotgun sequence genomic region:
- the C2H5orf24 gene encoding UPF0461 protein C5orf24 homolog: MMHPVASGNSPFCGTGKTSCLNDDNGTPTDQFDLYSTQQTKYSHTVGHKPIPCQRQDALNEPHLQTTSSRNIETKDELKKKKNLNRSGKRGRPSGTTKSAGYRTSTGRPLGTTKAAGFKTSPGRPLGTTKAAGYKVSPGRPPGSIKALSRLTNLSYTCSSAAFPYSVVHNRGVHATGETSSKIKQPTE, encoded by the coding sequence atGATGCATCCTGTTGCCAGTGGTAACTCCCCTTTCTGTGGGACTGGAAAAACTTCTTGCCTTAATGATGACAATGGGACACCCACCGATCagtttgatttatattccacGCAGCAAACCAAGTATAGTCACACAGTCGGGCATAAGCCAATACCATGCCAGAGACAAGAtgcattaaatgaaccacattTGCAGACCACAAGTAGCAGAAATATAGAGACGAAAgatgaactaaaaaaaaagaaaaatctcaacaGATCTGGAAAACGTGGAAGACCTTCGGGGACCACAAAATCGGCGGGGTACAGAACGAGCACAGGTAGACCGTTGGGGACCACCAAAGCAGCTGGATTTAAGACAAGTCCAGGTAGACCCTTGGGTACAACTAAAGCTGCAGGATACAAAGTCAGCCCAGGAAGACCTCCAGGTAGCATTAAAGCTCTATCACGGCTTACAAATCTAAGTTATACTTGTAGCAGTGCAGCTTTTCCATACTCTGTGGTGCATAACAGAGGAGTACATGCTACTGGTGAAACAAGTAGCAAAATCAAGCAACCCACTGAATAA